The Pseudofrankia inefficax genome window below encodes:
- a CDS encoding SDR family NAD(P)-dependent oxidoreductase, translated as MTGRFKGKVALITGAGSGIGRSITVRLAFEGAAVLAADINEDGLVETKRLAQGAVSVRPVDVADPEACATAVAAAVAEFGRLDVLGNVAGIYTPAHTTETSVDLYRRTLAVNLDGPFFLCRAAIPHLLASGGTIINIASNAGIQGVPYSAAYAASKGGIIALTRSLAVEFIKTPMRVNCIAPAGTLTNIAKSVTFPQDRDADLSRRMAGYRGVAMPDEIGALFAFLASGEAKSITGAVYAVDNGLTIS; from the coding sequence ATGACGGGACGGTTTAAAGGCAAGGTAGCGCTCATCACCGGCGCCGGCTCGGGCATAGGCCGGTCGATCACCGTCCGGCTGGCTTTCGAAGGCGCCGCCGTGCTGGCCGCGGACATCAACGAGGACGGCCTGGTCGAGACGAAGCGCCTCGCTCAGGGGGCGGTCAGCGTCCGCCCGGTCGACGTCGCCGACCCGGAGGCATGCGCGACCGCGGTGGCGGCGGCGGTCGCCGAGTTCGGCCGGCTCGACGTGCTCGGCAATGTCGCGGGTATCTACACCCCGGCGCACACCACCGAGACTTCTGTCGACCTTTACCGGCGGACCCTGGCGGTCAATCTCGACGGCCCGTTCTTCCTCTGCAGGGCCGCGATCCCGCACCTGCTCGCGTCGGGCGGCACCATCATCAACATCGCGTCGAACGCGGGCATCCAGGGTGTGCCGTACTCGGCGGCCTACGCGGCCAGCAAGGGCGGGATCATTGCGCTCACGCGGTCGCTGGCGGTCGAGTTCATCAAGACGCCGATGCGGGTCAACTGCATCGCGCCTGCCGGAACGTTAACGAACATCGCGAAGAGCGTGACATTCCCACAGGACCGCGACGCTGATCTCTCCCGCCGCATGGCCGGCTACCGCGGCGTCGCCATGCCGGACGAGATCGGGGCCCTGTTCGCCTTCCTCGCCTCCGGAGAGGCGAAGTCAATCACCGGAGCCGTCTACGCCGTGGACAACGGCCTGACCATCAGTTGA
- a CDS encoding SDR family oxidoreductase has protein sequence MTERRVALVTGASAGVGRATALALADHGFDVALLARGDAGLQAAARDVRDRGRRALVLPADVADHKAVDAAATAAEDELGPLDVWVNNAMTTTFAPLADTAPEDLRRAIEVTFLGQVWGTMAALDRMRPRDRGSIVNIGSALAFLGIPLQAPYCAAKFACRGFFEAARAELLHDGSRVRLSMVHLPAVNTPQFSWCHTTMTRQPQPVPPIYEPEVCAKHIVRVALDGRHSMIIGSWNKALVAAGSIAPGFGNHYAALGAWDTQLTDAPLPTNRPDNLRQPADDTHDHGAHGIFDTQAHGVRTPAFLKSLPQTGRTFVRALRATAHDRRRPGAHQAIRA, from the coding sequence ATGACCGAACGTCGCGTCGCGCTCGTGACCGGAGCCTCCGCGGGCGTCGGGCGCGCGACCGCCCTCGCCCTGGCCGACCACGGCTTCGACGTCGCGCTCCTCGCCCGCGGCGACGCCGGCCTACAGGCAGCCGCCCGCGACGTGCGCGACCGGGGCCGCCGTGCCCTCGTCCTGCCCGCCGACGTCGCCGACCACAAGGCCGTCGACGCGGCGGCGACCGCCGCCGAGGACGAGCTCGGTCCCCTCGACGTCTGGGTCAACAACGCCATGACCACGACGTTCGCACCACTCGCCGACACCGCACCCGAGGACCTCCGCCGGGCCATCGAGGTCACCTTCCTCGGCCAGGTCTGGGGCACGATGGCCGCACTCGATCGGATGCGCCCCCGCGACCGCGGCTCGATCGTCAACATCGGCTCGGCGCTCGCCTTCCTGGGCATCCCCCTGCAGGCCCCCTACTGCGCCGCGAAGTTCGCCTGCCGGGGCTTCTTCGAGGCCGCCCGGGCCGAACTGCTGCACGACGGCAGCCGGGTACGCCTCTCGATGGTCCACCTGCCCGCCGTCAACACCCCGCAGTTCAGCTGGTGCCACACGACGATGACCCGCCAGCCCCAGCCCGTCCCACCGATCTACGAGCCCGAAGTCTGCGCGAAGCACATCGTGCGCGTCGCCCTCGACGGCCGCCACTCCATGATCATCGGCTCGTGGAACAAGGCACTGGTCGCGGCCGGCTCGATCGCCCCCGGTTTCGGCAACCACTACGCCGCGCTCGGCGCCTGGGACACCCAGCTCACCGACGCCCCGCTGCCCACCAACCGGCCCGACAACCTGCGCCAGCCCGCCGACGACACCCACGACCACGGCGCGCACGGCATCTTCGACACCCAGGCCCACGGCGTCCGAACGCCAGCCTTCCTCAAGTCGCTGCCCCAGACCGGGCGCACCTTCGTCCGCGCGCTGCGCGCCACGGCCCACGACCGCCGCCGCCCCGGCGCCCACCAGGCGATCCGGGCCTGA
- a CDS encoding IS481 family transposase → MSKARLVITALVVEGQTAAQVARRYEVSRGWVYKLKARYDAEGEVAFEPRSRRPVSSPTATSVAMVDLVLRLRKELAEAGLDAGADTIGWHLAHHHDTTLSRATINRILNRAGAVTPEPAKRPRSSYIRFQADQPNECWQSDFTHYRLTRPNGKIGIDTEILTWLDDHSRFALRVSAHLKITGRIVVASFRQAADLHGYPASTLTDNGMVYTVRLASAGVAGGRTGFEAELRRLGIVQKNSRPNHPTTCGKVERFQQTLKKWLAAQPVQPASTYALQTLIDQFVETYNQHRPHRSLPGRCTPAVAYQARPKARPNTDRSADSHDRVRRDHVDANGKLTLRVNGRLHHIGIGRTHARTPVLLLVHDLHARIIHATTGEIIRELTIDPTRDYQPTGRPRGPAPKTQTAEPPR, encoded by the coding sequence ATGTCGAAGGCGCGGTTGGTGATCACGGCTCTGGTCGTGGAGGGGCAGACGGCGGCGCAGGTCGCCCGCCGGTACGAGGTGAGTCGGGGCTGGGTCTACAAGCTGAAAGCCCGCTACGACGCTGAGGGGGAGGTGGCGTTCGAGCCGCGGTCGCGACGGCCGGTCTCGTCTCCGACCGCAACGTCGGTGGCGATGGTTGACCTCGTGCTGCGGTTACGTAAGGAGTTGGCCGAAGCCGGCCTGGACGCCGGCGCGGACACAATCGGCTGGCATCTCGCCCATCACCACGACACGACGCTGTCGCGGGCGACGATCAACCGGATTCTGAACCGTGCCGGGGCGGTCACACCCGAGCCTGCGAAACGGCCCCGCTCGTCCTACATCCGTTTCCAGGCGGACCAGCCGAACGAATGCTGGCAGTCAGACTTCACCCATTACCGGCTGACCCGGCCGAACGGCAAAATCGGCATCGACACCGAAATTCTCACCTGGCTGGACGATCATTCCCGGTTCGCCCTACGAGTCTCAGCTCACCTGAAGATCACTGGGAGGATCGTGGTCGCGAGCTTCCGGCAGGCCGCTGACCTGCACGGCTACCCCGCCTCGACGCTCACGGACAACGGGATGGTCTACACGGTCCGGCTCGCCAGCGCCGGTGTCGCGGGCGGGCGGACCGGGTTCGAAGCAGAGCTACGCCGCCTCGGGATCGTGCAGAAGAACTCCCGGCCGAACCATCCCACGACCTGCGGGAAAGTCGAACGCTTCCAACAGACGTTGAAAAAATGGCTGGCCGCGCAGCCCGTTCAACCGGCCAGCACTTACGCGCTGCAGACGCTGATCGACCAGTTCGTCGAGACTTATAACCAGCACCGGCCGCATCGATCGCTACCAGGCCGCTGCACGCCTGCCGTCGCCTATCAGGCCCGGCCGAAAGCCCGACCGAACACCGACCGCAGCGCCGACAGCCATGACCGCGTCCGGCGCGACCACGTCGACGCCAACGGGAAACTCACCCTGCGCGTGAACGGCCGGCTGCACCACATCGGGATCGGACGAACCCACGCCCGAACCCCCGTACTCCTGCTCGTCCACGACCTGCACGCCCGGATCATCCACGCCACCACCGGCGAGATCATCCGCGAGCTCACCATCGACCCGACCCGCGACTACCAGCCCACGGGCCGACCCCGCGGACCCGCCCCCAAAACCCAAACAGCCGAACCCCCGAGATGA
- a CDS encoding carboxymuconolactone decarboxylase family protein produces MARVNPLPPGQFPPEMHAALAAMVPPNPRHDMPAADGQPRPMGMLGTFAHHPELARAFFTFNGQVLLATTLTPRQREILVLRVAARRSCGYLWAEHIHLAAAAGLTAEDAAQISTGPAVSYFGHLDAALLTAVDEVLTAGTVTDETWSVLSAAFDVKQLLDVIFTIGAYETVASMLRSFGIEPDDPISPG; encoded by the coding sequence ATGGCGCGTGTCAACCCGCTGCCGCCGGGCCAGTTCCCGCCCGAGATGCACGCCGCGCTCGCGGCCATGGTCCCCCCGAATCCGCGTCATGACATGCCGGCCGCGGACGGACAGCCCAGGCCGATGGGCATGCTGGGCACCTTCGCGCACCATCCGGAGCTCGCGCGGGCCTTCTTCACGTTCAACGGCCAGGTCCTGCTCGCGACCACGCTGACACCCCGGCAACGCGAGATCCTCGTGCTGCGCGTCGCCGCGCGTCGTTCCTGCGGCTACCTGTGGGCGGAGCACATCCATCTCGCCGCCGCCGCCGGCCTCACGGCCGAGGATGCCGCCCAGATCTCCACCGGCCCGGCCGTTTCGTACTTCGGGCACCTGGACGCTGCCCTCCTGACCGCCGTCGATGAGGTCCTCACCGCCGGAACGGTGACCGACGAAACCTGGTCGGTCCTCAGCGCGGCATTCGACGTGAAACAGCTGCTCGACGTCATCTTCACGATCGGCGCCTACGAGACCGTCGCGTCCATGCTGCGCAGCTTCGGGATCGAGCCCGACGACCCGATCTCGCCGGGGTGA
- a CDS encoding nuclear transport factor 2 family protein, whose product MDLQTLSDKLEIQEQLARYARGVDTNDFELWKSVFTPDALIDYTSTSSTLPVSTRDDMATYLEQGLGKMPMKIHYITNIEITLDGDTAKVIAQFFNPMQVPGMAEQSSCGGYYYHDFVRTPNGWKSKNLVEKLVWFINRPAAA is encoded by the coding sequence ATGGACCTGCAAACGCTCTCGGACAAGCTGGAGATCCAGGAGCAGCTGGCGCGCTACGCCCGCGGGGTGGACACGAACGACTTCGAGCTGTGGAAGTCGGTCTTCACCCCCGACGCCCTCATCGACTACACCTCGACGTCGAGCACGCTGCCCGTCTCCACACGTGACGACATGGCGACCTACCTGGAGCAAGGTCTCGGCAAGATGCCGATGAAAATCCATTACATCACGAACATCGAGATCACTCTTGACGGCGACACAGCCAAGGTGATCGCCCAGTTCTTCAACCCGATGCAAGTGCCCGGGATGGCCGAACAGAGCTCCTGCGGTGGCTACTACTACCACGACTTCGTGCGCACCCCGAACGGCTGGAAGAGCAAGAATCTCGTGGAGAAGCTCGTCTGGTTCATCAACCGGCCCGCGGCGGCCTGA
- a CDS encoding ArsR/SmtB family transcription factor yields MATTSPMETRLDATGEPEPGPGLLGAMSACCTPLAREPLSAAEADQLAAVLKAIAVPARLRILSMIYARDGGEACVCELTEPLGLTQPTVSHHLKVLVDAGLISREKRGVWAYYRPVPHAMAALAAMLTPTVSASEAA; encoded by the coding sequence ATGGCGACGACATCCCCCATGGAGACGAGGCTCGACGCGACCGGCGAGCCCGAGCCGGGACCCGGCCTGCTCGGGGCGATGTCCGCCTGCTGCACGCCGCTGGCTCGTGAGCCACTGTCCGCGGCGGAGGCCGACCAGCTCGCCGCTGTCCTGAAGGCCATCGCCGTGCCGGCCCGCCTGCGAATCCTGTCGATGATCTACGCCCGCGACGGTGGCGAGGCGTGCGTCTGCGAGCTGACCGAACCCCTCGGCCTGACCCAGCCGACCGTCAGCCACCACCTGAAGGTCCTCGTCGACGCCGGCCTGATCAGCCGCGAGAAACGCGGCGTCTGGGCCTACTACCGGCCCGTACCCCACGCGATGGCTGCGCTCGCCGCGATGCTCACCCCGACCGTGAGCGCCAGCGAGGCCGCCTGA
- a CDS encoding response regulator gives MLAAPSRPYTVLLAEDDPGDALLVEEAFEIRGLGQNVQVVGDGVEAMAYLRDPARPRPDLIILDLNMPRMDGRETLAAIKSDPALRAIPVVVLTTSDAPDDLMAAYGLHANAYVCKPRELDGFLGAVHAIDDFFLDLVRLARQR, from the coding sequence ATGCTCGCTGCGCCCAGCCGCCCCTACACGGTTCTGCTCGCTGAGGACGACCCGGGCGACGCCCTGCTGGTCGAGGAGGCCTTCGAGATCCGCGGCCTCGGACAGAATGTCCAGGTCGTGGGCGATGGCGTCGAGGCGATGGCGTATCTGCGCGACCCCGCGCGCCCGAGGCCGGATCTGATCATTCTCGATCTGAACATGCCGCGCATGGACGGCCGGGAGACCTTGGCGGCTATCAAGAGCGATCCGGCGTTGCGGGCGATCCCTGTTGTGGTGCTCACGACCTCGGACGCTCCCGATGACCTGATGGCTGCCTACGGGCTGCACGCGAACGCCTATGTCTGCAAGCCCAGGGAGCTGGACGGCTTCCTCGGCGCGGTCCACGCGATCGACGACTTCTTCCTGGACCTCGTCCGGCTCGCCCGCCAGCGGTGA
- a CDS encoding aromatic ring-hydroxylating oxygenase subunit alpha produces MTIEATRPTLPGDWLDDAELGLSGLDCEAGELSWKITTERYTSPQIAARERDLIWMRTWQVVGRVDELAKAGDWKTYQLFDQSFIIVRGRDDVIRGFVNACRHRGNLLCAQRKGNSRQFLCQYHLWSYDLRGDCRGILRESRAGVDRNDVSLLPVPVDTFGGFIFLNPDPDAKPLAEYLGPEVVELLQPYRMEQFVTVMDVEEALECNWKVVMDAFQEGYHLWGVHPQLLNVIYPDPEKGRYWFLGDHGVATTPFDVPRPASGPDGAQGETFGPEEQVAGIRKLPDTFPAVPLMLPRFEELVAEYRGDDGVLVFPDGVTARTLLQRATRDTLTGMGLDVGELTDNQMTDNQGWVLFPNFFMTVRAGECHIVMPTPHSSGDPNKCVWHVASYMYLSDDLAALAKAEPVVVEEPGSYTYFEALQQDYEQMQRQQAGLRNNRLTHETITREEMVVARFHHVLDRYLTGAES; encoded by the coding sequence ATGACGATCGAGGCGACACGACCGACCCTGCCGGGCGACTGGCTGGACGATGCCGAGCTCGGCCTGTCCGGCCTGGACTGCGAGGCGGGCGAGCTCTCCTGGAAGATCACGACCGAGCGGTACACGTCGCCCCAGATCGCCGCCCGCGAGCGGGACCTGATCTGGATGAGGACCTGGCAGGTCGTCGGCCGGGTGGACGAACTGGCGAAGGCCGGCGACTGGAAGACCTACCAGCTCTTCGACCAGTCGTTCATCATCGTGCGCGGCCGCGACGACGTCATCCGCGGCTTCGTGAACGCCTGCCGCCACCGCGGCAACCTGCTCTGCGCGCAGCGCAAAGGCAACTCACGACAGTTCCTCTGCCAGTACCACCTGTGGTCCTACGACCTGCGGGGCGACTGCCGGGGCATCCTGCGCGAAAGCCGCGCCGGCGTCGACAGAAACGACGTCTCGCTACTGCCAGTGCCGGTGGACACGTTCGGCGGGTTCATCTTCCTCAACCCGGACCCGGACGCGAAACCCCTGGCCGAATACCTCGGCCCCGAGGTAGTGGAACTGCTCCAGCCGTACCGGATGGAGCAGTTCGTGACGGTGATGGACGTCGAGGAGGCGCTGGAGTGCAACTGGAAGGTCGTCATGGACGCCTTCCAGGAGGGCTACCACCTCTGGGGCGTGCATCCGCAGCTGCTGAACGTGATCTACCCGGACCCCGAGAAGGGCCGCTACTGGTTCCTCGGTGACCACGGTGTGGCCACTACGCCGTTCGACGTGCCCAGGCCCGCTTCCGGCCCCGACGGCGCACAGGGCGAGACCTTCGGCCCGGAGGAGCAGGTCGCCGGAATCCGCAAGCTTCCCGACACCTTCCCCGCGGTCCCGTTGATGCTGCCGCGCTTCGAGGAACTCGTCGCCGAGTACCGCGGCGACGACGGCGTATTGGTCTTCCCGGACGGCGTCACGGCGCGCACGCTGCTGCAGCGGGCGACCCGCGACACCCTGACCGGCATGGGGCTGGACGTCGGCGAGCTGACGGACAACCAGATGACCGACAACCAGGGCTGGGTACTGTTCCCGAACTTCTTCATGACCGTCCGTGCCGGCGAGTGCCACATCGTCATGCCCACCCCGCACTCCTCCGGTGACCCGAACAAGTGCGTCTGGCATGTCGCCAGCTACATGTACCTGTCCGATGACCTGGCCGCACTGGCGAAAGCGGAGCCGGTCGTCGTCGAGGAGCCGGGCAGCTACACCTACTTCGAGGCGCTGCAGCAGGACTACGAGCAGATGCAGCGCCAGCAGGCCGGCCTGCGCAACAACAGGCTGACCCACGAGACGATCACCCGCGAGGAGATGGTGGTCGCGAGGTTCCACCACGTCCTCGACCGGTACCTGACCGGCGCCGAATCCTGA
- a CDS encoding DUF72 domain-containing protein: MANLYIGTSGWSYDHWDGVLYPAGTPPRQRLEIYTRHFDTVELNASFYRWPSDAAFASWRRRLPAGFTMSVKAPRGLTHAKRLHSPEAWTGRIIAGWHELGERRAVVLVQLDARQTRDDARLEYFLAGIPPWLRLAVELRHASWHTEPVYALLERHQAAYCVVSGAGLPCVLRATTSFVYVRLHGPDHDALYAGSYSDDDLRWWRDRIAEWRAGGLDVYAYFNNDGHGHAVRNARTLSALCGVPAPTT; the protein is encoded by the coding sequence ATGGCGAACCTGTACATCGGAACGTCCGGGTGGAGCTACGACCACTGGGACGGTGTCCTCTACCCCGCGGGAACGCCACCGCGACAGCGGCTGGAGATCTACACCCGCCACTTCGACACCGTCGAGCTCAACGCCAGCTTCTACCGGTGGCCATCCGACGCGGCGTTCGCGTCCTGGCGACGACGCCTGCCGGCCGGATTCACGATGTCGGTGAAGGCACCCCGCGGCCTCACCCACGCCAAGCGCCTGCACAGCCCCGAAGCCTGGACCGGGCGCATCATCGCCGGCTGGCACGAGCTGGGTGAACGCCGCGCTGTCGTCCTCGTCCAGCTCGATGCCCGCCAGACCAGGGACGACGCCCGGCTGGAGTACTTCCTCGCCGGCATCCCGCCCTGGCTCCGGCTCGCCGTGGAGCTGCGGCACGCGTCCTGGCACACCGAACCCGTCTATGCACTGCTGGAGCGACATCAGGCCGCCTACTGCGTCGTCAGCGGCGCGGGCCTGCCCTGCGTCCTGCGGGCCACGACGTCGTTCGTCTACGTCCGGCTGCACGGACCCGACCACGACGCGCTCTACGCGGGCTCCTACAGCGACGACGACCTACGGTGGTGGCGCGACCGGATCGCCGAGTGGCGCGCCGGCGGCCTCGACGTCTACGCCTACTTCAACAACGACGGACACGGCCACGCCGTCCGCAACGCCCGCACCCTGTCCGCACTGTGCGGTGTCCCCGCCCCCACCACGTAA
- a CDS encoding TetR/AcrR family transcriptional regulator, translated as MSTPPLLGRPVGARGDQTRQRLIDATLRCVAEVGYARATIRQIARTAGMTSGSLYHYFPNKGELVKETFREIAQQTVPRFTAAVAAADGVLDKLMAVLDEADQMVHDSPYAVPFDRAIRVESAADLNLAQNSDTIVASIHSVVTGILRDADEQHVLADGIDLQAATNVIGVLLMGLYEQALTAPTAEYHSTIQALKLMIQGKFWATPGHQTADGADLAPSSRARAQSPPL; from the coding sequence GTGAGCACCCCGCCACTGCTGGGAAGGCCGGTCGGCGCCCGCGGTGACCAGACCCGGCAGCGCCTCATCGACGCGACCCTCCGCTGTGTCGCCGAGGTCGGCTACGCGCGCGCCACCATCCGCCAGATCGCCAGGACCGCGGGCATGACCAGCGGCAGCCTTTACCACTACTTCCCCAACAAGGGAGAACTGGTCAAGGAGACCTTCCGCGAGATCGCCCAGCAGACCGTCCCGCGGTTCACGGCGGCCGTGGCCGCCGCCGACGGCGTCCTCGACAAGCTCATGGCCGTGCTCGACGAAGCCGACCAGATGGTCCACGACAGTCCGTACGCGGTGCCCTTCGACCGCGCGATCCGCGTCGAAAGCGCCGCAGACCTCAACCTGGCGCAGAACAGCGACACCATCGTCGCGTCCATCCACAGCGTCGTGACCGGCATCCTGCGCGACGCCGACGAGCAGCACGTACTGGCCGACGGCATCGACCTCCAGGCCGCCACCAATGTCATCGGCGTACTGCTCATGGGCCTCTACGAACAAGCACTGACGGCACCCACCGCCGAGTACCACAGCACGATCCAGGCGCTGAAGCTGATGATCCAGGGAAAGTTCTGGGCCACGCCCGGCCACCAGACCGCTGACGGCGCGGACCTCGCGCCATCGAGCCGCGCACGGGCACAGTCACCTCCGTTGTAA
- a CDS encoding glycoside hydrolase family 15 protein has protein sequence MAEQTDPRVLYPPRALRDYAFLGDGERGALLGPDGDLAWMCAPAWDSDAVFATLIGGAGCYAVTPVGRFTWGGSYNPRSLIWTSRWVLTDGVVECRDALALPADPHTAVVLRRIRVVEGSVRLRVVLDVRAGFGQQAMAAAADTGRGRTGGVWTGQSGPLAFRWWGASEATRTGDGPLMLTLNLLTAGDQHDLCLEISDRPLPRRRRGIRPDQLWAATESGWRERAGVPAAGTLARRDAEQALATLTGLTSSVGGMAAAATMSLPEHAGAGRNYDYRYAWIRDQCYAGRAAAAHGQLALLDTTVDFVAQRLLADGPDLRPTYTTRGGPVPAERALTHLAGYPGGTDRAGNQANHQFQLDTFGEALELFALAAGHDRLDLDGWKAIQTAVDAITQRGHEPDAGIWELDDRRWAHSRLTCVGGLRAVAGHAPARLARRYTDLADALLADVTADCVHPTGRWQRSPDDPRVDAALLLPALRGALPPTDPRSRATVAAVEADLVHDDYVYRFRLDGKPLGEAEGAFLLCGFLLALARHSLGDPVGARALFERGRASCGSPGLFAEEFDVDQRQLRGNLPQAFVHALLLETAATLATDPPSARKR, from the coding sequence TTGGCTGAGCAGACCGACCCCCGCGTGCTCTACCCGCCACGCGCGCTGCGTGACTACGCCTTCCTCGGCGACGGCGAACGCGGCGCGCTGCTCGGCCCGGACGGCGACCTCGCCTGGATGTGCGCCCCGGCGTGGGACTCCGACGCCGTGTTCGCCACCCTGATCGGCGGCGCCGGCTGCTACGCCGTCACACCGGTCGGCCGCTTCACCTGGGGCGGCTCCTACAACCCGCGATCGCTGATCTGGACCAGCCGCTGGGTCCTCACCGACGGCGTCGTCGAATGCCGCGACGCGCTGGCGCTGCCCGCCGACCCGCACACGGCGGTGGTCCTGCGCCGGATCCGGGTGGTCGAGGGCTCCGTGCGCCTGCGCGTCGTGCTCGACGTCCGCGCCGGCTTCGGCCAGCAGGCCATGGCCGCCGCCGCGGACACCGGCCGCGGCCGAACGGGCGGCGTGTGGACCGGCCAGTCCGGTCCGCTGGCCTTCCGCTGGTGGGGCGCGTCCGAGGCGACCCGCACCGGCGACGGCCCCCTGATGCTCACCCTGAACCTCCTGACCGCCGGCGACCAGCACGACCTGTGCCTGGAGATCAGCGACCGGCCACTCCCCCGCCGCCGGCGCGGCATCCGCCCCGACCAGCTGTGGGCGGCGACCGAGAGCGGCTGGCGGGAGCGGGCCGGCGTCCCGGCGGCGGGCACGCTCGCCCGCCGCGACGCCGAGCAGGCACTGGCAACCCTCACCGGACTGACCAGCTCCGTCGGCGGCATGGCGGCCGCGGCCACGATGAGCCTGCCCGAACACGCCGGCGCCGGACGTAACTACGACTACCGCTACGCCTGGATCCGCGACCAGTGCTACGCCGGCCGAGCCGCCGCGGCCCACGGCCAGCTCGCCCTGCTGGACACGACCGTCGACTTCGTCGCGCAACGCCTGCTGGCCGACGGGCCGGATCTGAGGCCGACCTACACCACCCGCGGCGGCCCGGTCCCGGCCGAACGCGCCCTGACCCACCTGGCCGGCTACCCCGGCGGCACGGACAGGGCCGGCAACCAGGCCAACCACCAGTTCCAACTCGACACGTTCGGCGAGGCCCTCGAGCTGTTCGCCCTCGCCGCCGGACACGACCGGCTCGACCTCGACGGCTGGAAGGCGATCCAGACCGCCGTCGACGCGATCACCCAGCGCGGACACGAGCCGGACGCCGGCATCTGGGAGCTCGACGACCGCCGCTGGGCCCATTCCCGGCTGACCTGCGTCGGCGGCCTGCGCGCCGTCGCCGGCCACGCGCCCGCCCGGCTCGCCCGCCGCTACACCGACCTGGCCGACGCGCTGCTCGCCGACGTCACCGCCGACTGCGTACATCCCACTGGCCGCTGGCAACGCTCCCCCGACGACCCCCGCGTCGACGCCGCCCTCCTGCTGCCCGCCCTGCGCGGCGCCCTGCCACCCACCGACCCACGATCGCGGGCGACGGTCGCGGCGGTCGAGGCCGACCTCGTCCACGACGACTACGTCTACCGCTTCCGCCTCGACGGCAAGCCCCTCGGCGAGGCCGAAGGCGCGTTCCTGCTCTGCGGGTTCCTGCTCGCGCTCGCCCGCCACTCCCTCGGCGACCCGGTCGGAGCCCGGGCCCTGTTCGAACGCGGCCGGGCCAGCTGCGGCAGCCCCGGCCTGTTCGCCGAGGAGTTCGACGTCGACCAGCGCCAGCTACGCGGCAACCTGCCCCAGGCGTTCGTCCACGCCCTCCTGCTCGAAACCGCCGCCACCCTCGCCACAGACCCGCCATCAGCAAGAAAAAGGTGA
- a CDS encoding alpha/beta fold hydrolase, with protein sequence MFEDFVDERIDVGEVELRVRHAGDGPPLLLIHGHPRTAATWHRVAPPLVERGFTVVCPDMRGYGASDAAPVRPDHAQQSKRTVAQDLLRLMRSLGHPTFAVAGHDRGCYVAFRLALDHPHAVSRLVVMDGVPISEALARCDATFAHDWYHWFFFAQPDKPERAILADPDAWYTSDPQAMGEANYQEFHAAIHDPATVRAMLEDYRAGLGLDREHEEADRRAGHAVQCPTLLLWSTRDDLERLYGDPLAIWSPWAPRLRGLPIDSGHHMAEENPAAVINALHYFLT encoded by the coding sequence ATGTTCGAGGACTTCGTCGACGAGCGGATCGACGTGGGCGAGGTGGAGCTTCGGGTCAGGCACGCCGGCGACGGGCCGCCGCTGCTGCTGATCCACGGTCATCCGCGCACCGCCGCCACCTGGCATCGCGTCGCGCCCCCACTCGTCGAGCGAGGGTTCACCGTGGTCTGCCCGGACATGCGCGGCTACGGCGCCTCGGACGCGGCACCGGTGCGTCCCGACCACGCGCAGCAGTCCAAGCGCACCGTCGCCCAGGACCTGCTGCGCCTCATGCGATCCCTGGGACACCCGACATTCGCGGTTGCCGGTCACGACCGCGGCTGCTACGTCGCGTTCCGCCTCGCCCTCGACCATCCGCACGCGGTCAGCCGGCTGGTGGTCATGGACGGCGTCCCCATCAGCGAAGCCCTCGCCCGGTGTGACGCCACGTTCGCCCACGACTGGTACCACTGGTTCTTCTTCGCCCAGCCCGACAAGCCGGAACGAGCCATCCTGGCCGACCCCGACGCCTGGTACACCAGCGACCCGCAGGCCATGGGAGAGGCGAACTACCAGGAGTTCCACGCCGCCATCCACGACCCGGCGACCGTGCGGGCGATGCTGGAGGACTACCGGGCCGGCCTCGGCCTCGACCGAGAACACGAGGAAGCCGACCGCCGAGCCGGCCACGCCGTCCAATGCCCGACCCTGCTCCTGTGGTCGACCCGCGACGACCTCGAACGCCTCTACGGCGACCCCCTGGCGATTTGGAGCCCCTGGGCACCACGACTGCGGGGCCTGCCGATCGACTCCGGCCACCACATGGCTGAGGAGAACCCAGCAGCCGTCATCAACGCCCTCCACTACTTCCTCACCTGA